GGACATTGCCTCCACGACAAAAGAATCATGGCCAAGCTCTTCGTACATTTTGGGCCGCAGAACCTCGCTGACATATCCTCTCATCGCGGAAACAGACTGCATTATCAGCTCTGTCTCCTGGAAGGCCCTGTCGACAAGATTACGTTTCTGATAGGAATACATAAAAAACGCGGTCATTCCACTGAAGCAAAGCAGGATGCCGGCAAGCACCACAAGAAATTTGTTTGGCAGTTTCGTAAACCTTGCCTGAAAAGATTTGCGGGAGCGAATTTTCTTCATGGCTGATACCTGTTTATTTTCATTTTTATATACCGACCATGCTTTGTCGGTCTCGCAACAACCCGCTCGACGGACGTGTGTCATGTTGTAACTTGTTGATTTTATTGGGTGGCATTTGAAGCCTTTCGGGTTGTTACGAGTTCATCATGCTTTGTCGGTCTCGCAACAACCCGCTCGACGGACGTGTGTCATGTTGTAACTTGTTGATTTTATTGGGTGGCATTTGAAGCCTTTCGGGTTGTTACCAGTTCATCATGCTTTAACCAGTCCGGACAAAACTGTCAAGTTATGGATACACTGTATCTTGCGCGTACCACTTATTGGCCCCAAAAAACAAACCCTCTTCTGTTGCGGACATGCTCCTCGGATGTAACCATCTATAATTATATAATTTTTAAGATATGTTCGTTTTTTTGTCCTACCAGGCACCCTCCTTGCTGACAGGACTGCACATCCAGGCGTTGATGGCAGCTATTTTAAGAAACAACGGCCCTGGTCGGCGGTGCTGAGTATTTAACAAAATATTAAGGGAGGGCGGATATGGCAGAAAATTCCAACAGCGAAGTTGTTCGCGATGTCGGCAGGTGGGAATGGTCGGAACTGTGGAGGAAAGAGGACTGGTGGGCCATCTGGCTCGGGTTTATCATCCTGCTGGTGGGAATGTTTATTTATTTCCCGCATAGTGGGGAAATGAAAGCAAAAATAGAAAAAGCGGAGGCACAGTATGGAGCTGCCGCCAACAGGACAAACGCCATAAAGACCATCGCCTGGTACCAACTTTCCGACGGTAAAAAGAAGGCCGAGGCAAGGAAAATCGACGCTGGCAAATGGTTGGCGAATTTCACCCACAAGCCTCATAAATGGTCGACCAATCCCCTGGATGCCTTTTTTATGAGTCCGGAAAAGGCAGCGGCCAAAAAAGCAAGGGCCATGGAAAAGTATGAAAAGAAAAAGGCCGCGGAAAAAGCAGCCTTTGCCGCCGCCCAGGCAGCGGAGGCCGCGGCGGAAGCGGCCGGCTTCAGGGATGAGTCACTCAACGCTGCCGCAACAGTTGCCATCAACAAATGGCGAGACGCAAAACTCTTTGCAGGAAAAGCCAAGAAAAAGACCAAGGTCAAGGCCTATAACCAGATCGGCTCCCTGATCGGTCTCGGGGTGTTTTTCTGTTTCTTTTTCGGCATCCCCATGATCTTCATGGGCACCCCCTTCAAGAAATTCGCCATCGGCTTCATCTTTGTCTACGGAATGACGATACTGGCCTGGTTTTTCAGCTACCAGGCGACCATGAAGCATTATGGCATCGGCTATGCCTTCTGGGCCATCTTTCTCGGGATGTTGGTCAGCAATACGATCGGTACCCCGAGATGGGCCATTCCGGCAATTCAGACCGAATATTATATCAAGACCGGCCTTGTTCTGTTGGGCGCTAAAATTTTATTTGAAAAAATTGTCACCATCGGTACCGCGGGGATCTTCGTGGCCTGGGTCGTCACTCCGACCGTCTGGCTGGTCACTTACTGGTTTGGCCAGAAAATCGTTAAGATGCCATCCAAACGGCTGAATGCCGTTATCTGCTCCGACATGTCGGTCTGCGGCGTTTCAGCCGCAATTGCCGCCGCTGCCGCCTGCCGGGCCAAAAAAGAGGAACTTACTCTGGCAGTAGGCCTTTCCCTGGTCTTTACGGCCATCATGATGATTGTCATGCCCGCGGTCATCAAAGGGACCTTCCCGGTTGACAAGCAGATGATCCTCGGCGGCGCCTGGATGGGCGGGACCATTGATGCCTCCGGCGCTGTTGCCGCGGCCGGCGCCTTCCTGGGTGAAAAGGCTCTCTATGTTGCCGCCACCATCAAAATGATCCAGAATGTCCTGATCGGTGTCATTGCCTTCTTCCTGGCTCTTTACTTCACCACCAAGGTGGAAGTTGAAGAAACCGGCGCCAAAGTCGGTCTTTCTGAAATCTGGTTTCGATTCCCGAAATTTGTCCTCGGCTTTATCGCCGCTTCAGTGATCTTTTCAATGATCTATTCAGGCTATAATGCGGAAACCGGCGGCCTTGGCAGGGCAATGATCGACAAGGGTGCGGTCAAGGGCATGAGCGACCTGTTCAGAAAATGGTTTTTTACCATGTCTTTTGTCAGCATCGGTCTGGCCACCAACTTCCGCGAGTTGAAGCATCATTTTAAAGGCGGCAAACCGCTTACTCTTTATGTTTTTGGTCAATCATTGAATCTTGTTTTAACCTTGGTCATGGCGTATATCATGTTCTATGTGGTATTCCCGGAACTGACGGCGACCATCTAGCATGAACAGATAACGATAAAAAAACCAGGACATCCGGGAGGCCACAACCTTCCGGATGTCTGTCATGCTGTACAGATCAAGGCGATACGGCCTGTTCCGGTGAACGGTCGGGCGGTAGCGGATATGGAGTAAAAAAAATGACTGCGGAAACAGCCCATCCCCCTGCGAGACACCCTTGGTTGACAATGTTTTTCTTTCTGTTCCTGGTCTGGTCATTCGGCTGGGTCATCGGCCCCTATATTATTAATCACAGCCCGAT
The nucleotide sequence above comes from Desulfobacterales bacterium. Encoded proteins:
- a CDS encoding YeiH family protein, with the protein product MAENSNSEVVRDVGRWEWSELWRKEDWWAIWLGFIILLVGMFIYFPHSGEMKAKIEKAEAQYGAAANRTNAIKTIAWYQLSDGKKKAEARKIDAGKWLANFTHKPHKWSTNPLDAFFMSPEKAAAKKARAMEKYEKKKAAEKAAFAAAQAAEAAAEAAGFRDESLNAAATVAINKWRDAKLFAGKAKKKTKVKAYNQIGSLIGLGVFFCFFFGIPMIFMGTPFKKFAIGFIFVYGMTILAWFFSYQATMKHYGIGYAFWAIFLGMLVSNTIGTPRWAIPAIQTEYYIKTGLVLLGAKILFEKIVTIGTAGIFVAWVVTPTVWLVTYWFGQKIVKMPSKRLNAVICSDMSVCGVSAAIAAAAACRAKKEELTLAVGLSLVFTAIMMIVMPAVIKGTFPVDKQMILGGAWMGGTIDASGAVAAAGAFLGEKALYVAATIKMIQNVLIGVIAFFLALYFTTKVEVEETGAKVGLSEIWFRFPKFVLGFIAASVIFSMIYSGYNAETGGLGRAMIDKGAVKGMSDLFRKWFFTMSFVSIGLATNFRELKHHFKGGKPLTLYVFGQSLNLVLTLVMAYIMFYVVFPELTATI